One segment of Spirosoma oryzicola DNA contains the following:
- a CDS encoding RNA polymerase sigma factor — translation MTTYEDIAEQLRQPLPQLMEWLYERYAKKWYGLAVSKWHLDPDTAWEIIYQTLDTLIAKRAILPTTPKAHFENYILKVYVNCLKQHLREQARLDEIFQIVPLEIDPSESLDEEPNEIDFNIGEDVFDQFHEHDDLQSLNLIRLEKALAKLDDTDRSLLLLKVQQFSYDEIASMLGIENNQLKVRHHRAKQKLINLYNQAES, via the coding sequence ATGACAACCTACGAAGACATAGCCGAGCAACTTCGTCAACCACTTCCTCAACTTATGGAATGGCTGTACGAGCGGTACGCTAAAAAATGGTATGGCTTAGCCGTTAGTAAGTGGCATCTCGATCCAGATACGGCTTGGGAGATTATTTACCAAACGTTAGATACCCTAATTGCGAAGCGGGCAATACTGCCAACCACACCCAAGGCCCATTTTGAAAATTACATTTTAAAAGTATATGTCAACTGCTTAAAGCAGCATTTAAGAGAGCAAGCACGGTTAGATGAAATTTTTCAGATTGTTCCGTTGGAAATAGATCCATCAGAATCATTAGACGAGGAACCGAATGAAATTGACTTTAATATCGGTGAGGATGTTTTTGACCAGTTTCATGAGCACGACGATCTGCAAAGCTTAAATCTAATCCGATTAGAAAAGGCATTGGCCAAACTAGATGATACTGATCGAAGTCTGCTTTTACTCAAAGTTCAGCAGTTTTCCTATGATGAGATTGCTTCTATGCTTGGTATAGAAAATAATCAACTCAAAGTGCGTCATCATCGTGCCAAACAAAAACTTATTAACCTGTATAACCAAGCCGAGTCATGA
- a CDS encoding multiubiquitin domain-containing protein codes for MSGPALFTKFFETPLKGIFNNVATCHKGFSNRLFAKNSIGQFKKFNTMLSNHNAMVPAGPKPPFLEFVIEGQTFQSFQQYMTGKELKQQAGIPLDTDLYLSIVHPWTDELIENSTKVDLARPGLEYFYVKKKLPFTINGAPFIWYKQYISEPEIKALGKIDEDDEVYLKIKPPFEDELIAKGANVDLARPGKEAFISKQPSVYSLVINAQLKSWKQPTISFEQVIILAFGSYSDDVNRAYTVTFTNGPKQKPKGVMVKGDSVHVKNEMKFDATPTDKS; via the coding sequence ATGTCTGGGCCTGCATTGTTCACTAAATTTTTCGAAACACCGCTAAAAGGAATTTTCAATAATGTGGCTACGTGCCATAAGGGCTTCAGCAATAGACTGTTTGCCAAAAATTCTATTGGTCAATTTAAAAAATTTAACACAATGTTATCAAATCACAATGCCATGGTCCCAGCAGGACCCAAGCCTCCATTTTTAGAATTTGTAATTGAAGGCCAGACGTTTCAAAGCTTTCAGCAGTACATGACAGGTAAAGAGCTTAAGCAACAGGCAGGTATCCCACTGGATACGGATCTGTATCTATCTATAGTTCACCCCTGGACTGATGAATTGATTGAAAATAGTACGAAGGTTGATTTGGCCAGGCCTGGTCTTGAGTATTTCTATGTCAAAAAGAAGCTGCCCTTTACGATCAATGGCGCACCGTTCATCTGGTATAAACAATATATCAGTGAGCCGGAAATAAAGGCGTTGGGTAAGATCGACGAGGATGATGAGGTTTACTTGAAAATCAAGCCACCATTTGAGGATGAGTTGATCGCTAAAGGAGCAAACGTTGATTTAGCGAGACCTGGAAAAGAAGCCTTCATTTCGAAGCAACCATCAGTTTATAGCTTGGTCATTAACGCACAACTGAAATCCTGGAAGCAGCCGACAATTTCATTTGAGCAGGTCATTATTCTGGCGTTTGGCAGCTACTCCGATGATGTGAATAGAGCCTATACGGTTACGTTTACAAACGGGCCAAAGCAGAAGCCAAAGGGTGTTATGGTAAAAGGGGATAGTGTTCACGTAAAAAATGAGATGAAATTCGATGCTACACCAACTGATAAATCATAG
- a CDS encoding ThiF family adenylyltransferase, translating to MLHQLINHSPDLKRLADEGYALEIKGGYLLIHQIPYLNAKGELLFGTLITDLTLSGDRIAKPSYHVIHFMGEYPCTKEGQLITSIQHATLNQALFPDVTLNYSFSNKPPDGYTDYYHKISRYADIISAPAKSRYDNVTEKTFKVIATEADESTFQYVDTNTSRANIYPINAKLAGQKIAIIGLGGTGAYILDALAKTPVQEIHIFDGDVLQTHNAFRSPGAASISQLNQQPMKVDYYADIYSNMHKRIIPHPYYITNENVHELGEMGFAFVSVDNNNARISIADYLRKEQRSFIDVGLGVNISGDGLVGQIRVTSSTKAKYDHLQLRLPAGEQGDNEYASNIQIAELNMLNAVLAVIKWKKLCGFYQDSEREFHSVYSVNLAELFNEDQDLAA from the coding sequence ATGCTACACCAACTGATAAATCATAGCCCAGATCTAAAACGCCTTGCCGACGAAGGCTACGCATTAGAGATTAAAGGTGGGTATTTACTTATCCACCAAATCCCCTACCTGAATGCGAAAGGAGAACTCCTATTCGGTACATTAATTACCGATCTCACCCTGAGCGGAGATAGAATAGCGAAGCCAAGCTATCATGTGATTCATTTCATGGGTGAATATCCATGTACCAAGGAAGGCCAATTGATTACGTCTATTCAACATGCTACGCTAAATCAGGCGTTATTTCCCGATGTCACGTTGAATTATTCGTTCTCGAACAAGCCCCCTGATGGTTATACGGATTATTATCATAAAATTTCTAGGTATGCCGATATTATATCGGCACCTGCGAAATCACGCTATGATAATGTAACCGAAAAGACATTCAAGGTTATTGCAACTGAAGCTGACGAGTCAACCTTTCAGTATGTCGATACGAACACGAGTCGGGCGAATATTTACCCGATCAATGCAAAACTGGCAGGGCAAAAGATCGCAATCATTGGCTTAGGGGGCACCGGGGCTTATATTCTCGACGCTCTGGCGAAGACTCCTGTTCAGGAGATCCACATATTTGATGGCGATGTATTACAAACACATAACGCCTTTCGATCTCCAGGAGCGGCTTCGATTAGCCAACTGAATCAGCAGCCGATGAAAGTCGACTATTATGCGGACATTTATTCGAACATGCATAAGCGAATCATACCACATCCGTATTATATCACTAATGAAAACGTCCATGAATTGGGCGAGATGGGTTTCGCTTTTGTTTCTGTCGATAATAATAACGCTAGAATCAGTATTGCGGATTACCTGCGCAAAGAGCAACGTTCATTTATTGATGTTGGCTTAGGGGTCAATATATCAGGCGATGGTTTAGTTGGTCAGATTCGAGTAACCTCTTCGACAAAGGCTAAATATGATCACTTGCAACTTAGGCTACCAGCTGGAGAGCAGGGCGACAATGAGTATGCTTCAAATATTCAGATTGCTGAATTGAACATGCTCAATGCCGTACTGGCGGTGATTAAATGGAAAAAGCTATGTGGTTTCTATCAGGATTCTGAAAGAGAGTTCCACAGTGTGTATTCGGTCAATTTAGCTGAGCTGTTCAATGAAGACCAGGATCTTGCAGCCTAG
- a CDS encoding DUF6527 family protein, whose amino-acid sequence MKTRILQPSFVKFIPESLEDGIIYISIDYCTATHNCVCGCGNKVVTPFTPTDWELAFNGETVSLSPSIGNWSFDCQSHYWIKRGKIQWAGQWSQEEIEAGRRKDQITKQLHFSDVDEPSEVSAKSEFTPVEQEPVLGFWQKLRHKFGL is encoded by the coding sequence ATGAAGACCAGGATCTTGCAGCCTAGTTTTGTCAAGTTCATACCCGAATCGTTGGAGGACGGCATTATTTATATCTCCATCGATTATTGCACAGCCACACACAATTGCGTGTGTGGCTGTGGCAATAAAGTGGTTACGCCCTTTACGCCAACTGACTGGGAGCTTGCATTTAATGGGGAAACAGTCTCGCTAAGCCCATCAATTGGCAACTGGAGCTTCGACTGCCAATCGCATTACTGGATAAAGCGTGGTAAAATACAATGGGCTGGACAGTGGTCTCAAGAAGAAATTGAGGCCGGAAGGCGTAAAGACCAAATTACAAAACAACTCCATTTCAGTGATGTAGATGAGCCTTCAGAGGTTTCTGCTAAAAGTGAATTTACACCTGTTGAACAAGAACCTGTTTTAGGTTTTTGGCAAAAACTCCGCCACAAATTTGGGCTGTAA
- a CDS encoding TraQ conjugal transfer family protein, with amino-acid sequence MKKIIYCGLIGLAMGCQSESLDIQANYRIRLNATYPGPTLKVHQRYSLPMELLTDSYYSEYGYQLQFYQETGLGRLEKGSDLEQLPILQKVGIPIPLGPSSWQYTPEATGTSQIVLIAQQERGYTKPDTVRFSFQVQP; translated from the coding sequence ATGAAAAAGATCATCTATTGCGGACTGATCGGGCTGGCCATGGGTTGCCAGTCCGAATCGTTAGACATTCAGGCCAACTACCGGATTCGATTAAATGCTACCTATCCAGGACCAACCTTGAAGGTACATCAACGCTATTCGCTGCCGATGGAGCTACTGACGGACTCCTACTATTCAGAGTACGGCTACCAACTTCAATTCTATCAGGAAACTGGCTTGGGTCGATTAGAAAAGGGAAGTGATCTTGAGCAGCTTCCCATTTTGCAGAAAGTAGGCATTCCAATACCGCTTGGTCCTTCCTCCTGGCAATATACGCCTGAGGCTACCGGTACCTCTCAGATTGTTCTGATCGCTCAGCAGGAGCGTGGTTATACCAAACCTGATACTGTTCGATTTAGCTTTCAAGTTCAACCCTAA
- a CDS encoding conjugal transfer protein TraO, producing MNKLLFFGLFALSLSAAHAQIHQAGQTTIELSGGLLDGFKLPGQDNFGTFGSLSYSRYRTLNSYWKGTVHLNHKLYAYDRKFVPVSQWLGEATYFTRVMGLINRSWVINVGGGVAGGYESINQDRREIQGATIMNRSEWVVGPTLAIEGEYILTGRTILIARVQEYYLFRSNITPTRFNLGIGVKFILDTDSEYK from the coding sequence ATGAATAAATTACTCTTCTTTGGGTTATTCGCACTGAGCCTATCTGCTGCTCATGCCCAGATTCACCAAGCCGGACAAACGACTATCGAACTATCGGGCGGTCTGCTTGATGGCTTCAAGCTTCCCGGTCAAGACAACTTCGGCACCTTCGGTTCGCTGTCGTATAGCCGTTACCGGACGCTCAACTCTTACTGGAAAGGTACGGTTCATCTGAATCACAAGCTCTATGCCTATGACCGAAAATTCGTGCCAGTTTCTCAGTGGCTCGGCGAGGCTACCTACTTCACCCGTGTAATGGGGCTCATTAACCGCTCGTGGGTCATCAACGTAGGGGGTGGTGTAGCTGGTGGATACGAGTCAATCAATCAGGATCGCCGGGAGATACAGGGCGCAACAATCATGAACCGTTCGGAATGGGTTGTTGGGCCAACATTAGCCATTGAAGGGGAATACATTTTAACGGGCCGTACCATTCTGATTGCCCGTGTTCAGGAATATTACCTGTTTCGCTCCAATATTACCCCGACCCGCTTTAATCTGGGCATTGGCGTAAAATTCATTCTTGATACAGACTCTGAATACAAATGA
- the traN gene encoding conjugative transposon protein TraN, producing MKRIILPICLTLALSSAPALAQLAFVLPMTNSSIRPSYSIQVSNNKTTHIIFPYEIRYADLGSKEIAGEAIEKAGNVFRLKALSQNPLMETNLTVVTADGRLFSFLISYKDHPDALTYDLTKMLLDGDVSKSAKVSSGSKARLADNLNRQGELAMHSRRKIRHIGYKTQGMNLYLKNVLYKDDVMYLVLGMDNDSKLDYAIDYLRTYVMQLKRAGESSATQDVPVDPIKTFDTSEGVIPRRDALTKVIAIERLTLEKDRRLVVQMGEESGGRQLTISIGPEELATARPL from the coding sequence ATGAAACGCATCATCCTACCGATCTGCCTGACACTGGCCTTGTCCTCAGCTCCGGCGCTGGCTCAACTCGCTTTTGTGTTGCCGATGACCAATTCCAGCATTCGGCCCTCGTACTCGATTCAGGTATCGAACAATAAGACGACGCACATCATCTTTCCCTACGAGATTCGCTACGCCGATCTGGGCAGTAAAGAGATCGCCGGGGAAGCCATTGAAAAGGCGGGAAATGTATTTCGCCTTAAGGCGCTTTCGCAAAACCCACTCATGGAAACTAACCTGACGGTAGTTACTGCCGATGGTCGCCTGTTCAGCTTCCTGATCAGCTATAAAGATCACCCCGACGCGTTAACGTATGACCTGACTAAAATGCTGCTCGATGGCGATGTGTCAAAGTCGGCCAAGGTTAGTTCAGGATCAAAAGCTCGGTTAGCAGACAACCTCAACCGTCAGGGTGAACTAGCTATGCACTCACGCCGGAAGATCCGGCACATCGGTTACAAGACTCAGGGCATGAATCTGTATTTGAAGAATGTCCTCTACAAAGACGATGTAATGTACCTGGTGTTGGGTATGGATAATGATTCGAAGCTCGACTACGCCATTGATTACCTGCGGACCTATGTCATGCAATTAAAGCGAGCAGGGGAGAGTTCAGCCACGCAGGACGTACCCGTTGATCCAATCAAGACATTCGATACCAGTGAAGGTGTTATACCGCGCCGGGATGCACTCACTAAGGTTATCGCTATTGAACGATTAACGCTTGAAAAAGATCGTCGGCTTGTCGTTCAGATGGGCGAAGAAAGTGGCGGTCGTCAACTCACAATCTCGATTGGTCCCGAAGAACTCGCAACTGCACGTCCACTCTAA
- the traM gene encoding conjugative transposon protein TraM — translation MNSAVSVAHSDAAFFRNRQAMLVYPAIILPFLAVLFWLLGGGKGGKDLSEEIAATKPGATGFNASMPNAKGGNINGREVEKPGYGKAATGQVLSSFTHTRSDSAMKGIQAMPAVSQTLTAGHSSSLRTSPEPVVLASTSPVSSTRNRVRPIKASTSRSGSGYYYNAPKGSQYYEGSDQQLNAQLRSYENASSSNLSRPQTSTSEAFATNSSDAKPANVQLSDNLTASRLAEPLTAENAFHTAPTGGSRAQPTRAVLSGGNGYGNRKTISWMIPVVVHEDQTIKDGQQVKLRLLKEVQADGVTIPTNTILYAICQLSDDRLRLTVRSLQLGGQLIPLDLDVYDTDGSAGINVPGLSQSSQVNGQIRSSAIQGVQLPGIGGLANNVVNSARMGASQSVRQSTIRLRAGYNLFLKAQ, via the coding sequence ATGAATTCAGCCGTTTCAGTAGCTCATAGCGATGCTGCTTTCTTTCGAAATCGACAGGCAATGTTAGTCTACCCTGCTATCATTCTCCCTTTTCTAGCTGTTTTGTTCTGGCTATTGGGGGGTGGGAAGGGAGGAAAAGACCTATCCGAGGAAATAGCTGCTACCAAGCCGGGGGCAACAGGGTTTAATGCCAGTATGCCGAATGCAAAGGGAGGCAACATAAACGGTCGGGAAGTTGAGAAGCCAGGCTATGGCAAGGCGGCTACCGGTCAGGTGTTATCCAGCTTTACTCACACTCGCTCCGACTCGGCTATGAAAGGCATTCAGGCGATGCCAGCCGTTTCCCAGACGCTGACAGCCGGCCATAGTTCTAGCCTACGAACCAGTCCGGAGCCTGTTGTTCTGGCTTCGACAAGCCCTGTTTCATCAACTAGAAATCGGGTTCGACCTATCAAGGCAAGTACGAGCCGTTCCGGGAGTGGTTATTACTACAATGCGCCCAAAGGTAGCCAGTACTATGAAGGTAGCGATCAGCAGTTGAACGCTCAGCTCCGATCGTACGAAAACGCGTCAAGTAGCAATCTATCACGTCCGCAGACTAGTACCTCAGAAGCTTTTGCTACGAATAGTTCTGACGCAAAACCCGCTAACGTTCAATTAAGCGACAATTTAACGGCTTCCCGACTAGCCGAGCCACTGACCGCCGAGAATGCTTTTCATACGGCGCCAACGGGCGGCTCGCGCGCGCAACCAACCCGCGCCGTGCTGAGTGGAGGTAATGGCTATGGCAATAGAAAAACAATCTCTTGGATGATTCCGGTTGTCGTGCATGAAGATCAGACAATCAAGGATGGACAGCAGGTTAAACTGCGACTGCTTAAGGAGGTACAGGCGGACGGTGTTACAATTCCAACAAACACAATCCTGTACGCCATCTGTCAGTTGTCCGATGATCGACTCCGGCTTACAGTTCGTAGTCTGCAACTGGGGGGTCAATTGATTCCTCTTGACTTAGATGTTTACGATACTGACGGATCAGCCGGTATCAACGTACCTGGTCTGAGCCAAAGCAGTCAGGTAAACGGTCAAATTCGCTCATCAGCCATTCAGGGTGTCCAATTACCCGGTATAGGCGGACTGGCTAACAACGTCGTTAACTCGGCCCGAATGGGGGCTTCGCAATCCGTTCGTCAGTCAACTATCCGACTGCGGGCAGGCTATAATCTTTTCCTAAAAGCACAATAA
- the traK gene encoding conjugative transposon protein TraK, with the protein MAAQNETFFKSLRNLETSYRNIRILAFVNVAVFALITLSALGFAYKVKTDSESRIYVVEQGKSLVAALRNDVRENRPVEGRDHIRRFHELFFTLDPDSKSIEEHIKEAIPYADESVSRLYLDTKEKGYYSDLIQASASQEIQVDSIQLDMNQYPYAFRTFARQQIIRLTNITVRRLVTTGYIRNVSRSEINPHGFLIEKFDVVDNTDIEERQRQ; encoded by the coding sequence ATGGCTGCACAAAACGAAACCTTCTTTAAATCGCTCCGCAATCTGGAGACCTCCTATCGTAATATCCGTATACTGGCCTTCGTCAATGTTGCTGTATTCGCGCTAATTACTCTTTCTGCCCTCGGTTTTGCCTACAAGGTAAAGACCGATTCAGAAAGTCGAATCTATGTAGTTGAGCAGGGCAAGTCTTTAGTTGCTGCCCTTCGGAATGATGTTCGGGAAAATCGACCTGTTGAGGGTCGGGACCATATCCGGCGCTTCCACGAACTGTTCTTCACGCTTGATCCGGACTCGAAAAGCATTGAAGAGCACATCAAAGAAGCAATTCCTTATGCCGACGAAAGTGTATCGCGGCTGTATCTCGACACCAAAGAGAAGGGCTATTACAGTGACCTGATTCAGGCCTCCGCTTCGCAAGAAATTCAGGTCGATAGTATCCAACTGGATATGAATCAATACCCGTACGCATTTCGCACATTCGCTCGGCAACAGATCATTCGTCTGACCAACATCACTGTACGCAGGCTGGTAACAACTGGCTACATACGCAACGTGAGCCGTTCGGAAATTAACCCACACGGCTTTCTGATAGAAAAGTTTGATGTAGTCGATAATACGGACATAGAAGAGCGCCAACGGCAATGA
- a CDS encoding TraG family conjugative transposon ATPase, which produces MKLNARSLETALPLLAVENNCLVSKMADITVGFRLRLPEIFTQSKEDYITLHSAIVKAIKLLPPGCIIHKQDWFTEEKYQPNLEQGDDSFLTQAFHRHFVERPYLNHYCYLYISKLPKFRQKQKSNRHSLTRRRLVPREQLTQRELQPFFDTVSQFERILLDGGIKAERLTDDELVSAKGDRGIVPNYFRLQPDGKKKVILEDWDIDGRVRIGSKDVLCFTLADTETLPQAVDVMASYGPLSSDSTQFAVGNVLPVGLMLPCNHVYNQYICIDDAQAALREFEQTARNLHSLSQFSSENGINRDWTTRYIQEAIQQQRTVCRAHFNVMVWTEKPEQLDYLRARTSSAIAQLDCLPKQNTMDAARLLWAGIPGNAGDLPFDETFYTFAEQAVCFFNMESVYQSSLSPFGIRLCDRQGKPVWVDLSDEPMNKGWVTNRNKFVIGPSGSGKSFFMNHLVRQYYEQDTHIVLVDVGHSYRGLCELVRRKTRGNDGVYLTYEEDKPITFNPFYVEDGFYSIDKITSINTLLKTLWKNETESFSRTEEVALGDAVEEFIKRVKKEKAEASFNGFYEYCNADDGFRAFLKEKKYTDKYFDIEQFIITMQPFYKGGKYDYLLNSNMNVDLLNKRFIVFELDNIKDHPILFPVVTLIIMETFVSKMRRLPIEVRKMMVIEEAWKAIAKESMADYIKYLFKTVRKHFGEALVVTQEIDDIIGNNIVKDAIINNSDCKILLDQSKYQHRFEEVRQLLGLSEKQKQLILSVNKDNDQRRKYKEVFIALGDKAKVYATEVSMEEYAAYTTEGPEKAEVIRRTNQNGGDIQVAITDFADARRKPELA; this is translated from the coding sequence GTGAAACTAAACGCTCGAAGTCTCGAAACCGCTCTTCCGCTACTGGCCGTTGAAAACAACTGTCTGGTCAGTAAGATGGCAGATATTACCGTAGGGTTCCGGTTACGTCTTCCTGAGATCTTTACCCAGTCAAAGGAAGACTATATAACCCTGCATAGCGCTATCGTGAAAGCGATTAAACTACTGCCTCCCGGTTGCATTATTCACAAACAGGATTGGTTTACCGAGGAGAAGTACCAGCCAAATCTAGAACAGGGTGATGATAGTTTTCTAACGCAGGCGTTTCATAGACACTTCGTCGAACGGCCCTATCTGAATCACTATTGCTACCTCTACATTTCCAAGCTGCCTAAGTTTCGCCAGAAGCAGAAAAGCAACCGTCACTCGCTGACTCGTCGCCGGCTCGTGCCTCGGGAGCAACTTACTCAGCGTGAACTTCAACCTTTTTTTGATACAGTTAGTCAGTTTGAGCGAATCCTGCTTGATGGTGGGATTAAAGCGGAGCGACTAACTGATGACGAGTTGGTAAGTGCGAAAGGGGATAGGGGTATTGTGCCTAATTACTTCCGGCTTCAACCTGATGGCAAAAAGAAAGTCATTCTTGAGGATTGGGATATTGATGGGCGGGTCCGGATTGGCTCCAAGGATGTACTTTGTTTTACGTTGGCGGATACCGAAACACTACCTCAGGCAGTAGATGTCATGGCCAGTTACGGGCCACTATCCTCGGATAGCACTCAGTTTGCTGTTGGCAATGTGTTGCCGGTTGGTTTGATGTTACCCTGTAATCATGTATACAATCAATACATCTGTATTGACGATGCTCAAGCAGCTTTGCGTGAATTCGAACAAACGGCCCGCAACCTGCATTCATTGTCGCAATTTTCTTCCGAAAACGGTATTAACCGCGACTGGACAACGCGTTACATTCAGGAGGCCATTCAACAGCAACGCACTGTTTGCCGGGCACATTTCAACGTAATGGTGTGGACTGAGAAGCCGGAACAGCTTGACTACCTGCGGGCGCGTACCTCTTCGGCCATTGCTCAACTAGACTGCCTGCCCAAGCAAAACACGATGGATGCGGCCCGCCTGCTGTGGGCGGGTATACCAGGTAATGCGGGTGACCTTCCTTTTGACGAGACCTTCTATACGTTTGCCGAACAAGCGGTTTGTTTCTTCAACATGGAATCAGTCTATCAGTCGTCACTTTCTCCCTTTGGCATTCGGTTGTGCGACCGGCAGGGTAAGCCTGTTTGGGTTGACCTGTCGGATGAGCCGATGAACAAGGGTTGGGTGACGAATCGCAACAAGTTTGTGATTGGCCCCTCCGGATCAGGAAAATCCTTTTTCATGAATCACCTGGTACGCCAGTACTATGAACAGGATACACACATTGTGCTTGTCGATGTAGGGCATTCTTACCGGGGACTCTGCGAGCTCGTTCGTCGTAAGACGCGCGGCAATGATGGGGTGTATTTAACCTATGAAGAAGATAAGCCAATTACATTTAACCCTTTCTACGTAGAGGATGGGTTTTATTCGATTGATAAGATCACGTCCATCAATACGCTGCTGAAAACGCTCTGGAAGAACGAAACTGAAAGCTTCTCAAGAACCGAAGAGGTTGCCCTTGGGGATGCGGTTGAGGAATTCATTAAGCGAGTGAAAAAGGAAAAAGCGGAGGCCAGCTTTAACGGCTTCTACGAGTATTGTAACGCCGACGATGGATTCCGGGCTTTCCTAAAGGAAAAGAAGTACACCGACAAGTACTTCGATATTGAGCAGTTTATCATCACTATGCAGCCCTTCTACAAAGGAGGCAAGTATGACTACCTGCTCAACTCGAATATGAACGTGGACTTGCTCAACAAGCGGTTTATTGTCTTCGAGCTGGATAACATCAAAGATCATCCGATCCTCTTCCCGGTAGTGACGCTGATCATCATGGAAACTTTCGTCTCCAAGATGCGCCGACTACCTATTGAGGTCCGTAAAATGATGGTCATTGAGGAAGCCTGGAAAGCGATCGCCAAAGAGTCGATGGCTGACTATATCAAGTATCTCTTCAAAACCGTTCGGAAGCACTTCGGTGAAGCGCTCGTAGTTACCCAAGAGATTGACGATATCATTGGCAACAACATCGTTAAAGATGCTATTATCAATAACTCGGATTGTAAAATCCTGCTCGATCAAAGCAAATACCAACACCGCTTTGAAGAGGTTCGCCAACTCCTGGGCTTATCCGAAAAGCAAAAGCAGCTAATCCTATCTGTCAATAAGGATAACGATCAGCGCCGGAAGTATAAGGAGGTATTTATTGCGCTCGGCGATAAAGCGAAAGTCTACGCTACCGAGGTAAGCATGGAGGAGTATGCGGCCTACACAACCGAAGGTCCGGAGAAGGCAGAAGTTATCCGTCGAACAAATCAGAACGGAGGTGATATACAAGTTGCCATCACTGACTTTGCCGACGCCAGACGCAAACCTGAATTAGCCTAA
- a CDS encoding DUF4133 domain-containing protein, translating into MLEINKGIGRPVEFRGLKGTYLYLAAGIVVSSLLLALALYGLFGLNTYLSTLIVVGSGGGGIWYCMRLSAKHGISGLLKLEATRNQPKVILVSSAKPFAQLRETKRSKSRNRSSATGR; encoded by the coding sequence ATGCTGGAGATTAATAAGGGTATCGGAAGGCCCGTAGAGTTTCGGGGATTGAAAGGCACTTATCTTTATCTGGCAGCCGGTATTGTTGTCAGTAGCCTATTACTCGCCTTAGCACTCTACGGGCTTTTTGGTCTTAACACCTACCTCTCCACGCTCATTGTGGTGGGCAGTGGTGGGGGTGGGATATGGTACTGCATGCGTCTCTCCGCAAAACACGGCATATCGGGGCTTCTCAAGCTCGAAGCAACTCGCAATCAGCCTAAGGTTATTCTCGTCTCATCCGCTAAACCATTCGCTCAGCTCCGTGAAACTAAACGCTCGAAGTCTCGAAACCGCTCTTCCGCTACTGGCCGTTGA
- a CDS encoding DUF4134 family protein gives MKNRKITLLVRAFSLQIILGLDLMFMPTFSTAQATGNGAAALTTTATTIKSYGVAAQTIVLALGVVIGLIGAVRVYSKFHNGDPDTQKAMVSWFGAALFLVAVGSILTAFFGA, from the coding sequence ATGAAAAATCGGAAGATTACTCTTCTAGTGCGCGCCTTTTCGCTTCAGATCATCTTAGGATTGGATCTGATGTTTATGCCTACTTTCTCAACTGCACAGGCTACGGGAAACGGAGCCGCAGCCTTAACGACAACAGCGACAACGATTAAGAGCTATGGCGTAGCGGCTCAAACCATTGTGTTGGCCTTGGGTGTTGTCATTGGCTTAATCGGTGCTGTCCGGGTATACAGTAAATTTCACAACGGCGATCCGGATACACAGAAGGCTATGGTTAGCTGGTTTGGTGCGGCACTATTCCTAGTCGCAGTCGGCTCTATTCTAACGGCATTCTTCGGCGCGTAA